The following proteins are co-located in the Chryseobacterium daecheongense genome:
- a CDS encoding LLM class flavin-dependent oxidoreductase produces the protein MKKIGFLSFGHWGNHPSYDTKTAGDTLLQSIDLAVAAEEIGIDGAYFRVHHFANQLASPFPLLAAIGAKTKKIEIGTGVIDMRYENPLYMVEDAGAADLISGGRLQLGISRGSPEQVIDGWRYFGYDLEDGQSDVDMGRRKGLEFFDLLRGEGFAQPNPNPMFPNPPGLLRIEPHSEGLRDRIWWGSASDATAVWAGETGMNLQSSTLKFDESGKPFHIQQAEQIRLYREAYKKAGHTRTPRVSVSRSIFAIVNDQDRYYFGHEADRTDKIGVLEGNQRAIFGRSYAAEPEQLIKELAQDEAIQEADTLLLTIPNTLGVDYNVHVLESILKYVAPELGWR, from the coding sequence ATGAAAAAGATAGGATTTTTATCGTTTGGACATTGGGGAAATCATCCTTCATATGATACCAAAACAGCAGGTGACACTCTGTTGCAATCCATAGATCTGGCTGTAGCTGCAGAAGAAATTGGGATTGACGGAGCGTACTTTCGAGTACATCATTTCGCTAACCAGTTGGCGTCGCCGTTTCCTTTGTTAGCGGCTATTGGTGCCAAAACCAAAAAAATTGAAATCGGAACGGGTGTCATCGATATGCGGTATGAAAACCCATTGTATATGGTAGAAGATGCCGGCGCAGCAGATTTGATTTCTGGAGGCCGGTTACAATTAGGCATCAGTAGAGGTTCGCCAGAACAGGTCATTGATGGTTGGCGATACTTCGGATATGATTTGGAAGATGGACAATCAGATGTCGATATGGGACGTCGTAAAGGTTTGGAGTTTTTTGATTTGTTGAGAGGAGAAGGGTTTGCTCAACCTAACCCTAATCCGATGTTTCCTAATCCTCCAGGATTATTGCGGATAGAACCCCATTCTGAAGGATTACGTGATCGCATTTGGTGGGGCTCTGCTTCGGATGCCACTGCAGTTTGGGCGGGAGAAACCGGTATGAATCTGCAAAGCTCTACTTTGAAGTTTGATGAAAGTGGAAAACCTTTTCACATTCAGCAGGCTGAACAAATTCGTTTGTATAGAGAGGCTTATAAAAAAGCAGGACATACACGGACCCCGAGAGTTTCTGTGAGCCGGTCTATTTTCGCAATCGTCAACGATCAGGATAGATATTATTTCGGGCATGAAGCCGACAGAACAGATAAAATAGGTGTTTTAGAGGGGAACCAACGTGCTATTTTCGGAAGAAGTTATGCTGCTGAACCGGAACAGCTCATTAAGGAGTTGGCTCAGGATGAAGCCATTCAGGAAGCAGATACTTTATTATTGACAATTCCCAATACATTGGGTGTGGATTACAATGTACATGTACTTGAATCCATTTTGAAATATGTGGCTCCTGAATTGGGCTGGCGTTAA
- a CDS encoding NAD(P)-binding domain-containing protein — protein MAKKKTISESSNPKKNKSEVSVGVVGSGSFATAIVKMLVENCKVVHWCVRSEFVKGAIELRGHNPTYLTAVNFNLKNLKLTTDINELVTACDIIVLATPSIYLSDTLDKMTCDYKDKIFVSAIKGIIPKVNDVVAHYLRDEFQIGFRNQAVIAGPCHAEEVAMERLSYLTVATVEDEVSEKLLNIFNSDFIKVHSSKDILGNEYSAILKNIFAIGAGIASGLGYGDNFTAVFVSNAIREMETFLEAIYEAPRDVNESAYLGDLLVTAYSLFSRNRSLGNLIGKGYTVKSAIQSMNMVAEGYYAANSIYKTAKQKNLKLPIVDTIYGILYEGKNAEKQFKKLTAKLN, from the coding sequence GAGTGGTAGGAAGTGGAAGTTTTGCAACTGCGATTGTAAAAATGCTTGTTGAAAACTGTAAAGTAGTACATTGGTGTGTACGAAGTGAATTTGTAAAAGGAGCTATTGAGCTTCGCGGGCACAATCCTACTTATTTAACTGCAGTTAACTTTAATCTTAAAAATTTAAAACTGACAACTGATATCAATGAGCTTGTTACAGCCTGTGATATTATTGTACTGGCAACTCCTTCTATTTATCTTTCAGATACATTGGATAAGATGACCTGCGATTATAAAGATAAAATTTTTGTTTCTGCAATTAAAGGGATTATTCCTAAAGTAAACGATGTGGTTGCTCATTATCTGAGAGATGAATTTCAGATCGGATTCCGGAATCAGGCGGTAATTGCCGGACCTTGTCATGCTGAAGAAGTAGCGATGGAACGTCTTTCTTATCTTACCGTAGCCACTGTAGAGGATGAAGTTTCCGAAAAACTGTTGAATATCTTTAATTCCGATTTTATAAAAGTCCACTCAAGTAAAGATATCTTAGGAAACGAATACAGTGCAATCCTTAAAAATATTTTCGCCATTGGTGCAGGAATAGCAAGTGGCTTGGGTTATGGAGACAACTTCACGGCCGTATTTGTGTCGAATGCGATCAGAGAAATGGAAACATTCCTTGAAGCCATATATGAGGCACCGAGAGATGTTAATGAAAGTGCCTATCTGGGAGACTTATTGGTGACGGCCTATTCATTGTTTTCCAGAAACAGAAGTTTAGGGAATCTGATAGGAAAAGGATACACTGTAAAATCTGCTATCCAGTCCATGAACATGGTAGCAGAAGGATACTACGCTGCTAACTCTATTTATAAAACGGCTAAACAAAAAAATCTGAAACTTCCGATTGTTGATACCATTTATGGAATTCTGTATGAAGGTAAAAATGCAGAAAAACAGTTTAAAAAGCTGACCGCAAAATTGAACTAA